The sequence GTCTTCTTGCAACAAAGGTTTGTATCCATAGTTCTTGCTGAAGGATTTCAGTTTAGGAATGTGTATGttattcattttgaattttgaagttACCCTTGTCTCAAAAAAATGTTATTCATTTTGGATTTTGCAGTTTGGAGGGGCCACTTCTTGATCTAATCAATAAACAAATAGACCAAATTGGGTCAGAGAAAACGGTACTTGCATTGAAGTGTCGTTCCATTGAGGATAAGATGAGTTTCCTTAACAAACAACTGGAAGCTAGTGAGAAGTTTAAATCTGAATGTTTGAAGCGCTATGAAGATGCCACTAGTGACAAGAAGCAGCTTGCAGAAGATTATGCTAGCCGTATTGCAAATTTGCAGAGTAAACATAGTGCGTTAGAAGAAAGATATACCAGCTTATCAAAAACATTAGATTCTACTAGAATCGAGGTCATGGAATGGAAAAGGAAATATGAGCTGGTACTTTCGAAACAGAAGGCTGAGGAGGAAAAGTCAAATGCAGAGATAAGTATTCTGAAGTCGAGAACTAGTGCTGCAGAAGCCAGGGTTAATGCTGCCAAAGAGCAAGCTGAATCTGCTCAAGAGGAGGCAGAGGAGTGGAAACGCAAGTATGGCATTGCTGCCAAGGAAGCAAAGAGTGCTCTTGAGAAGGCAGCAGCTGTCCAAGAGCGCACTAACAAGCAAGCACAATTGAGAGAAGTTGCTTTACGAGATGAATTTTCTAGTACCTTGGCTAATAAGGTTAAACTTCTACTTAACAGACTAATGCTAGTTATTGTCCACCATTTTGTTTTGCTTCTCTTCCCTCCACCTTAACACCTCAGTAAAATGTTTAAATGGTGCCCAACTCCGTGCATTAAGTTTTCTCTTGTACTTTGCTTAATAGACTGTGCTGGCCGACTTGCCTAGTGTTCTGAAATGATAATTGAGATTTCTACCTTCCCTTTTCAGTATAGTAATCGAGTTTTTTACTCTTCATGTGAAACTGCAGGAAGAGGAGATTAAGGAGAAGGCAGCAAAACTTGAGCAGGCTGAGCAGCGTTTATCAACATTAAATTTGGAGTTGAAGGTGTGTGCTATTTAAAACTAAATCACGTGTTTCTGCACCTGGTTTGTGGttggaatttctttcaaaatGGGATGGATAAAAATGTATATGTGAGATAGAGGCGGGGTGGGAACAGAGATGTTGAGCCTTGCTTTAATTGACCCTGTAGTTATTGGTAGCCATGTATTTTGGCATTTGTATATTGGTCATGGATGGGCAGTTTTAGATGGTTTGCCACAGTTGTTGGTGCATACCCATGCAAGATGGTTATCACATACTTGGCAGAACAACATACCAGTGTATACTTGGCATAGCTCCTTGTAGGCTTATAATAAGAAAAGAGTAGTACATAAGATCTTCATGATGATATCACACTACATAAGAAGGTCAACTTGATGCTCTAGCAATATAACTCATTATGCACGTGTACATTGTGTGTAGTTGGCCAATCCAATATATGTGCGCTACTTCTTGTACTAATGAGTAATGACATGCTTACTTactcaaagaagagaaaaagatgtaTTTTTACTAATGGCTACACTAAGATCATTACCTTAAACAGGTTGCTGAGTCAAAGCTAAAGAACTATGTTCTGGAAGTCTCATCCTTAAAGCTTGAAATTAAGGAATTAGGTGAAAAGTTAGAGCATACCAATGCTACTGCACAATCATTTGAAAGAGAAGTTAGGATTCTAGAACAGGAGAAAGTCCACCTGGAGCAGAAGTATCGGTCCGAGTTCAGTAGATTTGAAGATGTCCAGGATAGATGTAAATCGGCTGAAAGAGAGGCAAAAAGAGCAACTGAGCTGGCTGATAAAGCAAGGGTTGAAGCAGCTACTGCCCAGAAAGAGAAGGACGAAATCCATCGAGTAGCTATGGAAAGGTTGACTCAGATTGAGAGGAATGAGAGAAATATACAGAACTTGGAGAGGCAAAGAGATGACTTGGCTGATGAATTAGAGAGGTGTCATGCATCTGAGTTTGATGCACAGTCAAAAGTTGCAACTTTAGAGGCCAGAGTCGAAGAAAGGGAAAAGGAAATTGAATCACTTCTGAAATCAAATAATGAACAGAGAGCTAGTACTGTGCAAGTCCTTGAGAGTCTGTTGGAGACTGAGCGTGCTGCGCGTGCTGAGGCAAACAACAGGGCAGAAGCACTATCTGTTCAGTTGCAAACCACACAAGGAAAGCTGGATCTTCTTCAGCAACAGTTAACTACAGTTCGGCTGAATGAAACTGCATTAGATAGCAAACTTAGAACTGCTTCCCATGGAAAGCGTGCCAGGATAGAAGAATATGAAGCTGGTGTCGAATCTGTTCTTGATATGGGCACAAATGATAGAGCAACCAGGGGAAGTAAAAGGTCAAAGTGTACGGCCAGCCCCATGGAAGTCACCTGTCCAGAAGATGGGGGCTCCGAGTTTAGGGGAGATGATGTTACTAGTAGTCAACAAACAAATACCGAGGATTATACTAAATACACGGTGCAGAAACTGAAGCAAGAGCTCACAAAGCATAATTTTGGTGCTGAACTGCTCCAATTGAAGAATCCAAACAAGAAGGACATTCTAGCTTTGTATGAGAAATGTGTGCTCCATAAATCGTAGCTTCCACTCTGCTTTGTAGAAAGGTTTCAAGTAACCCATCCATAAATATGACCAGGTGACTTTCTCTGACATTTTAGTAGATTTTACATGGAGATCTTTGGCACACTACCTGTCGATGGAGGCTGGAATTACTGGTGCTGCTGCTGAGTTAACCATTGATGTAACTTTAGACTGTTTTCCTATCTTGGGTGTATCTTTACTGGTTTATAGacatttcttgttttttttttggctGTTGGTTGTTTCAGGGATTGCTTAGTGAGCTACCGTGACTAAATTGAAATTGGTGTATTAAGAGACTACTAGTAGGGGTAACCCCCCCTTGTTTTGGGGCTGACTCTAGGTTTTAAGTTTGTTTGATTCTTTTCTTGTCCCCTGTTTTAGATGTTAATGTTTGGTACTTGGTAGGATAACCTTATGTAAATCCCAGTTCCCAGGACAAGCAGGACAAGCATGTTGTTAAAAATTCCTGCTGAGgcagttgattttttttttcccaCTTATCAACTTCGTTTCTGTAAGAAGTTGATTTTGTCAACTGAAAATCGGCTTGATTTGTTATACTATATGTTCTCCTTAATTAagtatttagttttcatatttaCGTATTTTGGAGGGGTTTATTAAACAGCTTTGCTGAGGCAAGGGTTTTGCTTTACATTTTCACTTCTGCAATTATCAAGTATTTATGTTTGGCTTAAATAGTTTGTTATCTCAGACAAAAGATAATGTAAACGGAGATGACCAAAACTATCATTATGCTattgaatttgttttaaaattaCTGCCTGCCgttattttcatatttcaaaatgTTCCTAAGATTTGAGCGTTAACTAGATGTAGCATAAATAGTAAAACATTACAGCTTATAAGTGGTCCAGATGGATTGGAAATTTTGAAACAATGGAGTCCGTTAATAGAAAGCAAACCCACCCACAATATCTTCTCTTTTTACTAGCcaatattattgaaattattatttttttaaaagaaagagatttgagaagttaaaatctaaagtttgagaaattttcatcatttttgttcTAAAACTAGAGGATTTAAAATCTTCCACCATTGCCTTGAGATGAGACTGAAGATTTAGTCTTTTGTTTGGTGAAGCTTAATCGATACAtacatatttcttctttttgtgttttGGAAAAGAGTAATCTAAACATAgcttaatttcaaatcaaaactTGACTTACGAAAATCACCATCTCAAATCATTATTTACAAGTTATGTCCAAAATGCTGCCTACTCTCAcaaactaaaattcaaaattcttagtaGGCTAAATTATCAAATTATAGTTTAGTATAATACATTCTCCtaagagaataaaataaaaatcagattATCAAACAACCAATATTCTAGATTATCCAATGACCTGGCTCCAACTTATTTGTTCAATCAAATCATCAACCAACTTCGATTACCTAGTATCCTTAAACCTAAataatttaagaagaaaataattccatATATACTAAACTTGTTTTCTCTATGCATTTCCCCCCTACAAATGTACTATAGCACGAAAAAAGAGGTAGATGACAAGAGACACTAGGTGTGCGAGAGCTGACCGAGACACTAAggttacttaaaaaaaaataaaaataagtagcATATCAATCTATCCGGCCAAGAGGTACCAAGAAAAATACATGTTATATGAatataaagaaaattcaaattaagcTGAAGACGTAATTGTTGACCTTTACATCTCTTCTTAAATACACAgctcttaaaaaaaaattagaaagaaagcGAATAATGAATTACACTGTATGTTGTCTAACTTTAAGaacaaataaaggaaaaaaaccctaattaaaCAAACAATACCGATGATTAcgcattacaaaaaaaaaaaaagatttctcaTGATCAGTTAAATAAACACTAATTTATTCTTCCATCCCCATCAGTATCTCAATCTTTTTAACTTATTTGACTAGTATtacaaactacaacaacaacaactcaacatttctttccatttttctttttaaaaatctgaaTAGTACTAATAACTTGGTTTTTACTTCCTAGTTTCTCATTTCTCTTTGTTTGCTTCTGAAGGTATAACAAAGGGTGAGCTATcaccatgaacaaccaaattttgGATTATCTGAGGTGAGCTTTGGCTCTCAACATTGTATGAAATGAAAGGATTAGGATTATAATAATCCACGAAGTTAGTTGTTTTCATGATAGGGTTATGATGGTCAACAAGTGGTTTTTTAATGTTTAATGATCCACATTGTCTAGGTTGTGTTTGGTAGAAAACTTTTGAAACAACTAATTCTCCATCTTTTTCTTCCTCATTTTCACCTAAGTGATATTGGTGCATTACCCAATTTGTCTTCTCAGGCTTTCTTTGCCTACCATAATTTGTGTAAAGTACCAAAATTTTCTTGTAACCTTTGACAACACCACCCATGTAAACTGGCCTTGTTTTGCCTGTTTTGTGCCATCTTGTTTCACCACCATCAATTTCAGTGTCTACCTTTCGAcgttttcgagtccctgttgtgTATGCCTTTGATGGACGGTGAAAGAAGTGACGCACTTGACCATCTTTGCTCACTCCTGCATGCATACAATAGCGCATTCGGAATTTTAAGTCGGTGGGTGCAGGCAACAGTGACAAAGTCAGAAATTTCCTTACAGGTgttcaaaatttaatatatacatatgaaaaatatttttttgatttatacATTTCGTATAATTATTTCAGCTGACCACCCTTCACTACATGTAGCTACACCACTGACAAACAGTACAAAATTCTAATTATTTGAAGGAGGTGGTGCAAATCATAgttacttactaaatttggctcCGATAATTCactcttttgtttttatttttctccttcctCTTTTGAACAAAATAAGTAGCGTAAcgcataatatatatgtatatttgtgtgcCATATACTTATGTCACAATAACAAGTAAAGTATTTATTGATGTAGGGCAAATTGCATAGCATATAATTACCATCGAAATATGATCATAGAGCAATTTCGTCCACGTAATCTATATTCAGACCACATTATCTATGGTGCATAATTTACCATTAACTCTATCTAATAAGTACTTCAAAATGAAACGCATAATCTAATCATATAAATAGTTACTGCACAACAAAGTCTAAAACAAACTTTCTAAGAGGTGGCAAGTACTAAATGGAATAGTTAAGGCgccattttatttttgaactaagaaataaaaatctATAACAAACTCACTGAGAGGTAGCAAATACTCGATCGAATCGAATGGTTGAGGTGCGAGTAAATTGTTTTTGAACGCTACTGTTATGAACAAAAATCTATAACAAACTTTCTAAGTGGTAGCAAGTACCAATGAAATAGTTAAGGTGCGACTAAATCTGTTCTGACACtcccattacaaaaaaaaaaaactacaacaaacTTCAGAGTATGTTACACAAGACACTCCATTGGCATTAGTATCTTGCATTAACTTTTTACCAAATAGGTAGCTTAGCTCCCTTAACCAAGTATTTTCCCCTTTTGGATCATTGAAGAAAGAATGAAATTCTCAATACAGTTGGCAGTTGGTACATTGAACAGCTAGccattaaagggtattttgttaGTAACAACTTCCCAAACCAAGTGACTAAAAGGGCATCAACTTATAGAATAAAAAGCCAGAAAATGAGGAAAAGGAAAGAAGCCAATTAACAGAATTCATGGCATGGAATTTCCAAGAAATGAATGAAACAAATTTAGAATAATCCAAAGGCTATAAGCAATTACTAACTTTTACAAACAAACAGTCTAACTTGGGAAATTTCCTAAACCATAAATTAATACTTTTGTCCGTTTActacactaaaaataaatgtctatttttacttgttaattttagaaaattaagagataatttatcatttagttcCAAATTTATCTTTATCATAAAATATAGGCTATAATCATTTCCTTAAACATTGAATTTATCATATTCAAAGAGtgatatataataaaattatcattcTATTAGTTCCTCCTTGAGTGTGTGTCAAATCAATActagacaagtaaaaatgaatgaaCGAAGAGAGTTGTAACTAGAAATATTCTTATAGAATGAAGATTTCTCAGGAAAcaagaatcaagaaaaagaaaagattagtAGTAGTAAATAATTAAGGAGAAAATTTGAGTACTAAATAAGGAAATTATCTTTTAATGTAATAATGTTTAAGTGTGACCCACTGTAATAA comes from Capsicum annuum cultivar UCD-10X-F1 chromosome 2, UCD10Xv1.1, whole genome shotgun sequence and encodes:
- the LOC107863511 gene encoding guanylate-binding protein 1, coding for MLRFFGRGSPQQDSPSPSASPSPSPSPSPPKRSAVNVATGPARPIRFVYCDEKGKFQIDPEALAVLRLVKEPVGVVSVCGRARQGKSFILNQLLGRSSGFQVAPTHRPCTKGIWLWSAPLRRTALDGTEYNLLLLDTEGIDAYDQTGTYSTQIFSLAVLLSSMFVYNQMGGIDEAALDRLSLVTEMTKHIRVRASGGRTSASELGQFSPIFVWLLRDFYLDLAEDNHKITPRDYLELALRPVQGGRRDVAAKNEIRESIRALFPDRECFTLVRPLSNENELQRLDQIPIEKLRPEFRAGLDALTRFVFERTKPKQFGATVMTGPIFARITQSFVDALNNGAVPTITSSWQSVEEAECQRAYDLAAETYMSSFDRSKPPEEAALREAHEDAIQKSMAAFNATAVGAGSIRTKYEKRVQNFIKKAFEDIRKDAFRESSLQCSNAIQDMENRLRKACHAPDAKVDTVLKVLDDSVSKYEAMCQGPEKWRKLLVFLQQSLEGPLLDLINKQIDQIGSEKTVLALKCRSIEDKMSFLNKQLEASEKFKSECLKRYEDATSDKKQLAEDYASRIANLQSKHSALEERYTSLSKTLDSTRIEVMEWKRKYELVLSKQKAEEEKSNAEISILKSRTSAAEARVNAAKEQAESAQEEAEEWKRKYGIAAKEAKSALEKAAAVQERTNKQAQLREVALRDEFSSTLANKEEEIKEKAAKLEQAEQRLSTLNLELKVAESKLKNYVLEVSSLKLEIKELGEKLEHTNATAQSFEREVRILEQEKVHLEQKYRSEFSRFEDVQDRCKSAEREAKRATELADKARVEAATAQKEKDEIHRVAMERLTQIERNERNIQNLERQRDDLADELERCHASEFDAQSKVATLEARVEEREKEIESLLKSNNEQRASTVQVLESLLETERAARAEANNRAEALSVQLQTTQGKLDLLQQQLTTVRLNETALDSKLRTASHGKRARIEEYEAGVESVLDMGTNDRATRGSKRSKCTASPMEVTCPEDGGSEFRGDDVTSSQQTNTEDYTKYTVQKLKQELTKHNFGAELLQLKNPNKKDILALYEKCVLHKS
- the LOC107863512 gene encoding NAC domain-containing protein 73, producing MTWCNQSKGEIALPVISSLEENNVMMIDSRTRLITCPSCGHTIQLQHQRDILHDLPGLPAGVKFDPSDGEILEHLEAKILSDTHKIHPLIDDFILTIDGQNGICYTHPQKLPGVSKDGQVRHFFHRPSKAYTTGTRKRRKVDTEIDGGETRWHKTGKTRPVYMGGVVKGYKKILVLYTNYGRQRKPEKTNWVMHQYHLGENEEEKDGELVVSKVFYQTQPRQCGSLNIKKPLVDHHNPIMKTTNFVDYYNPNPFISYNVESQSSPQIIQNLVVHGDSSPFVIPSEANKEK